Below is a window of Conger conger chromosome 16, fConCon1.1, whole genome shotgun sequence DNA.
TGGAGCTATCAGTTTTATAAGGCACAAGATAACCCTATTTCTCTTTATTCCAGTGGCTAGGGATGACCGACTGAACGTGGTGTTGTTTGGGAGGAGAGGAGCTCAAAAGACTTCTGTAGTAAACACCATCATGGGACAGAGGGAGTCCAGTGTGGATCCCAGCCCCTCTTCAGTGTGtaagaggagagatggagaagtgTGTGGTCAGCTAGTTACTGTGGTGGAAATGCCAGCTCTGTGTGAAACACAGCTCTCCACATCCACTGTATGTAACCtgtttgcctctctctctggttcaAGAGTTCATGCCTTCCTCCTGGTCACACCAGCTGGTCCCCTCACTGATGATGACAAAGCAGAAATAAATAGGATACATAAGTTATTTGGCACAAGAGTGAATGATCACATGATCATCCTTTTTACCTATGAAAGTCGTACTGCTAAACCTATTCTTGACTTTCTGCAGGAGAATAAAGATACTCAGATGCTTCTAAAGATGTGTGGCaacaggttctgtgttttcaacaAGAAGGACTTTGTGAGTAACCCAATAGTTCCAGAGCTTCTGAAGGCTATAGAGGAGATGAATAAAGCAACAGAAAGCTGCTTTTCCCTGGATATGTACTGGGAGGCACAGCTGGATAGGAAGGTTCAAGAGCTGGAGTCCAGGCACAAGactgagctggaggagaaggaccagaatATAAGAGAATTAGAAGAACACATTCGGGGCCCATCAATGGGTAAGtttggaaagttttttttttttttttttgggttagacaaggaggatagggatatcagaaagggggggcgggggaaatcaggagggaggactaaggtagagtttgaaaaggtgtgttttgagtctgtgtcgaaatagggggagagattctgctgtcctgacagtggcaagtggcaagtcattccaccactgaggaaccagaacggaaaacaggcgtgaacgtgcagttcgaccgccaggtgcacgtagagagggaaccataaggcgaccagagctggcagaccggagtggtctagctggggagtagggagtgatcaaggattgtatgtaaggtggggcagtccccttagcagcctgaaatgccaacactagggccttgaatcggatgcgtgcggcaataggaagccagtggaggccaatgagaagcgggacattacatgacattatatgacatgacattacatgacattgcaTTTCAGAGTATTActgaatatatacagtgggctctagaattattgacacccttcataagtatgcattaaaaatattataaacacaaaaataataccACTATTGAGAATCActgatatccccccccccccagttctgAACataggtttttgatgggatttcattatggagactgagatgaccatgtcctggtactttgttgaattaattaacccattgatcttaaatagtgcccctggcccactggcaacaaaacatctaaaaaacaaaaatgacccACATATTTGACAGATGAGGTGCTTATCCTTATAtgcattttggtctcatttgaccAAAGCATTCTCTTCCACTCATAATTACAATGAGGTTTGCCAAACTCCTGATGCTTGATTTAGTTTattctcagtaagggctgtcttagCGCCAACCATCAAAAAAAgaatttgttggtatggaggtgccattttatcgTTCTTTCTGAGACTCCCAAGATgtaaccaatctctgcaattcttaaactgtgaacCTTGGCACCtccaatggttggcatttatatagcgcctttatccaaagcgctgtacaattgatgcttctcattcacccattcatacacacactcacacactgacggagATTggctgagccatgttgccccattTGCTCCATActagcaaactctttggaagggtgtcacaaagagcacaataaacaaaaccaagcgtCTTGAGTTTTCCAAACCTCATtgtaattatgactggaagagagtgctgttGTCAGATGAGAACATTGGAtgtttggccatacacaccatcgacattaggcagcaaaatggaatgcattcaGTGAGAAGCATATCATAGTTACTGTGAAATATGGCtttgggtcattgatgttttggagatgtttttctgccactggtccaggggcactatttaagatcaatggcacaatgaatttcacaaATCATGGCAGagaatctggttgcctctgcttggaagctgagtcttggtcatgagtagattgtccagcaggacaatgacaaaAAACAGGATTCATTCAAATGACATAATTTAACAGTTTTTAACCCTTTTCTTAGTTCTTTGCCATTTTTGAAATTATAGTGGCCAGATTTTCACACTAAGATATTGAAACCtcactgatttcacaaattacttCATAATTGAATGAAATTATTCTAAAGAGAACAAAAAATCTGATCCgaagcaaaaacaaatgtgttccacatTATACAATTGAGGCAATGGTATAGGATTCTTTTTCCTCAGAggtgcagtttttaaatgaaggtttttattattaagggagaaaaaaaatccaaacctacatggccctgtgtgagaaattcaggaacaaatgagaaagaaagtaattgagatctatcagtctggaaaaggttataaagccatttctaaagctttgggactccagcgaaccacagtgagagccattatccacaaatggcaaaaacctggaacagtggtgaaccttcccaggagtggccggccgaccaaaattaccccaagagcgcagcgacgactcatccaagaggttaCAAAAGACcacacaacaacatccaaagaactgcaggcctcacttgcctcagttaaggtcagtgttcatgactccaccataagaaagagactgggcaaaaatggcctgcatggcagagttccaagacgaaaaccactgctgagcaaaaagaacgttaaggcttgtctcaattttgccagaaaacatcttgatgatccccaagacttttgggaaaatactctgtggtctgacaagacaaaagttgaactttttggaaggtgtgtgtcccattacatctggcttaaaagtaacaccgcatttcagaaaaagaacatcataccaacagtaaaatatggtggtggtagtgtgatggtctggggctgttttgctgcttcaggacctggaaaacttgtgataaatggaaccatgaattctgctgtctaccaaaaaatcctgaaggagaatgtccggccatctgttcgtgacctcaagctgaaacgaacttggtttctgcagcaggacaatgatccaaaacacaccggcaagtccacctctgaatggctgaagaaaaacaaaatgaagactttggagtgcctagtcaaagtcctgacctgaatcctattgagatgctgtggcatgaccttaaaaaggcggttcatgctcgaaaaccctccaatgtggctgaattacaacaattctgcaaagatgagtgggccaaaattcctccacagcgttgtaagagactcattgcaagttatcgcaaaaacttgattgcagttgttgctgctaagggtggcccaaccagttattaggtttcgggggcaatcactttttggattttggatttcttttctcccttcatttaaaaactgcattttgtgtttacttgtgttgtctttgacgaatatttaaatttgtttgatctgaaacatttaagtgtgacaaacatgcaaacacactgtgtatatatatatatatatatatatatatatatatatatatatatatatatgtgtgtgtgtgtgtatgattctGTTAGTTACACTGATTCTCCATTCTGCAGGTGTTGAGGATAAAGATCAGAGCTCTGACTGTGTGAGGATTGTGCTCGTGGGGAAGACAGGAAGTGGAAAAAGTGCCACAGGAAACACCATACTGCAGAGGGTGGCGTTCCTGTCTCAGTCCAGTATGACATCAGTGACTACCTGCTGTAAGAAAAGAGTAGGGAAATTTGCTGGCAGGCGTGTTGCTGTAGTTGACACACCGGGTCTCTTTGACACAGAAGTATCTAATGAGGTGGTCCAGCAGGAAATAGCTAAATGCATCTCCTATTCGGCCCCAGGACCTCATGTGTTTCTCATAGTGCTAGCAATTGGGAGAATCACACaggaagagaaggagacagTGCAGATCATTAAGAGTACCTTTGGTAATGCGGTTGAAAGGTTTACCATAGTTGTGTTCACAAGAGGGGATGATCTTAAAAATGAATCCATTGAAAGTTACATTCAAAGAGGTGACGCTACAATCCAAAATCTGATTCAAGACTGTGGAAATAGGTTTCATGTCTTCAATAATAATGCCGTGACCAACATCACCCAAGTGTCTGAGCTGCTGGATAAGATAGACACGATGGTGCAGAAGAACGGAGGAGGCTGCTACACCAATGAGACATTCCAGGAGGCAGAATTTGCCATAAAGAAACAATGTGAGAGaatactgagagagaaagagcagctgCAGGAAAAACATGAAGAGGAGATGAAAGAGATGACAAGAAAGATGCAAGAGCAGCAACAAAAAGTagagaaacatgaaacatgcGAGAGAAAAATGCTGGCCAGGCTGCAGGAGGAATTGAAGAGGGAGCAAGAAGAAGAGATCcagaagagaaagaaggaagatcAGGCCAGGAGGGAAagagcagaaaaagaaaaacaagaaatgacagaaaactATGAAAgacgaatgaatgaattgacCATGAAATATGATGATGCTCGAAAAAAAGCAGAGGAATTTAATgagtttaaaaagaaatatgcgGAAGAGTGTAAACTGAAACCTGAGAAACGCTGTGCTCTCTTGTGATAGATGCTGGAACATACCATTACTCAAGTGTAGATAAAGTTCTTGAGCCTTTTAAACAAATGATCTTTCCCCCCGTTTCTGCCCAATTTGGATCTCTTGGAGAAAACTGCTGATCATAGTGGTtaagtggttaaggtgcttgactgggacctgagaggttggtggttcaagccccagcgtaGCCATTCAATCAGGGTAGCTGTTGGGATCTTgcggcccttaaccccacattgctccaggggggttggcccctgcttagtctcatcaattGTAAGctgttttggataaaagaataataattaaaaaatcatattagccctaagcccccaaatagaatatgaggtaaacgactctCTTATGGGGCGAAAAACCCTTTGACCCTGGCAAGAAAAAACTTGCCGATAGGaagaaatcttgggaggaaccTGACTATAGGGGTATGCCCATTCTCCGCTGGCTGTTTGGAACTTCATTAAAGGAGCGATGTCATGTtgttttcagttgagcttatttgggttaaatgcttaaattttGTGtcggcatttttaaaatcattacattacattattggcttttggcagacgctcttatccagagcgacgtacagttgattagactaagcagcagacaatcctcccctggagcaatacagggttaagggccttgctcaagggtccgacagctgtgcagatcttattgtggctaaaccgggattagaaccatcaaccttgcatgtcccagtcatttaccttcaccactacgctacaggccgcccctaatcACTGTCAgcagtttcctaaatatggggcaaaacttctgaaaacaaacatgTCCAGTTTGGTtagaatctccagcctgtgtttcccagaaggtaacgggcactcaaactccacccttgaatgcagagactggtttatggacagccacccatccaggcgatcac
It encodes the following:
- the LOC133114015 gene encoding uncharacterized protein LOC133114015, which produces MDEKGSITSEDWEALRRFKKSFGEEASRYSMVLLMHEDNEEYLCFGHSARPGDGGLQDFIRDCGGRYHFHSQRSHTQVTELLEKIQEIVDENKGYFTVKQPDIAWKAKKKEVASSKELWVARDDRLNVVLFGRRGAQKTSVVNTIMGQRESSVDPSPSSVCKRRDGEENKDTQMLLKMCGNRFCVFNKKDFVSNPIVPELLKAIEEMNKATESCFSLDMYWEAQLDRKVQELESRHKTELEEKDQNIRELEEHIRGPSMGVEDKDQSSDCVRIVLVGKTGSGKSATGNTILQRVAFLSQSSMTSVTTCCKKRVGKFAGRRVAVVDTPGLFDTEVSNEVVQQEIAKCISYSAPGPHVFLIVLAIGRITQEEKETVQIIKSTFGNAVERFTIVVFTRGDDLKNESIESYIQRGDATIQNLIQDCGNRFHVFNNNAVTNITQVSELLDKIDTMVQKNGGGCYTNETFQEAEFAIKKQCERILREKEQLQEKHEEEMKEMTRKMQEQQQKVEKHETCERKMLARLQEELKREQEEEIQKRKKEDQARRERAEKEKQEMTENYERRMNELTMKYDDARKKAEEFNEFKKKYAEECKLKPEKRCALL